In one window of Erinaceus europaeus chromosome 17, mEriEur2.1, whole genome shotgun sequence DNA:
- the LOC103112409 gene encoding pyruvate dehydrogenase E1 component subunit alpha, somatic form, mitochondrial-like, translating to MRKMLNAVSRVLSGAAQKPASRVLVASRNFANDTTLEIKKCGLHLLEEGPPVTTVLTREDGLKYYRMMQTVRRMELKADQLYKQKIIRGFCHLCDGQEACCVGLEAGINPTDHLITSYRAHGFCYTRGLSVREILAELTGRRGGCAKGKGGSMHMYAKNFYGGNGIVGAQVPLGAGVALACKYNGKDEVCLTIYGDGAANQGQIFETYNMAALWKLPCIFICENNRYGMGTSVERAAASTDYYKRGSFIPGLRVDGMDVLCVREAAKFAAAYCRSGKGPIVMELQTYRYHGHSMSDPGVSYRSREEIQEVRSKSDPIMLLKSRMVNNNLASVEELKEIDVEVKKEIEDAAQFATADPEPPLEELGYHIYSSEPPFEVRGTNQWIKFKSIS from the coding sequence ATGAGGAAGATGCTCAATGCGGTTTCGCGTGTGTTGTCGGGCGCCGCCCAGAAGCCGGCAAGCAGAGTGCTGGTTGCCTCTCGTAATTTTGCGAATGATACTACATTGGAAATTAAGAAATGTGGTCTTCATCTGCTTGAAGAAGGTCCTCCTGTCACGACAGTGCTCACCAGGGAAGATGGGCTCAAGTACTACCGCATGATGCAGACTGTGCGCCGAATGGAGCTTAAGGCAGATCAGCTCTACAAACAGAAGATTATCCGTGGCTTCTGTCACCTGTGTGATGGTCAGGAAGCTTGTTGTGTGGGTTTGGAGGCCGGAATAAACCCCACAGACCATCTCATCACGTCCTACCGTGCTCATGGCTTTTGTTATACTCGCGGGCTATCTGTCCGAGAAATTCTTGCTGAACTTACAGGACGAAGAGGAGGTTGTGCTAAAGGAAAAGGAGGGTCGATGCATATGTATGCCAAAAACTTCTATGGGGGCAATGGCATTGTGGGAGCACAGGTGCCTTTGGGAGCTGGGGTTGCTCTGGCCTGTAAGTATAATGGAAAAGATGAAGTGTGTTTAACTATATATGGCGATGGTGCTGCTAATCAGGGCCAGATATTTGAAACTTACAATATGGCAGCTTTGTGGAAACTGCCTTGTATTTTCATCTGTGAGAATAACCGCTATGGAATGGGAACGTCTGTTGAGAGAGCAGCAGCCAGCACTGATTACTACAAGAGAGGCAGCTTCATCCCTGGGCTGAGGGTAGATGGAATGGATGTCTTGTGTGTTCGGGAGGCAGCAAAGTTTGCAGCGGCCTATTGTAGATCTGGAAAGGGGCCCATAGTAATGGAACTGCAGACTTACCGTTACCATGGACACAGCATGAGTGATCCTGGAGTCAGCTACCGTTCAAGAGAAGAAATTCAGGAAGTAAGAAGTAAGAGTGATCCTATTATGCTTCTCAAGAGTAGAATGGTGAACAACAACCTTGCCAGTGTTGAAGAACTGAAGGAAATTGATgttgaagtaaaaaaagaaattgaggatgCTGCCCAGTTTGCCACTGCTGATCCTGAACCACCCCTGGAAGAGCTCGGCTACCACATCTATAGCAGTGAACCACCTTTTGAAGTCCGTGGTACCAATCAATGGATAAAGTTCAAGTCTATCAGTTAA